A window from Mangifera indica cultivar Alphonso chromosome 2, CATAS_Mindica_2.1, whole genome shotgun sequence encodes these proteins:
- the LOC123204423 gene encoding uncharacterized protein LOC123204423: MGAAVLPYFLLLLLALISLQRFGVVSGLDYSQVSPLRLERIQKHLNKINKSPVVTIESPDGDIIDCVHKRKQPALDHPLLKNHKIQKVPPVMPTGMKTMKKQEEEETTAASKSNNPSNKNSELLKSAWQIWHRNGTRCPKGTVPIRRSSVDDVLRAKSLFDFGKKQRKIGLDRRADAPDVVSGNGHEHAIAYTGTSKEVYGSRATINVWDPSIQVVNEFSLSQIWILSGSFEGSDLNSIEAGWQVSPELYGDSRPRLFTYWTSDSYQATGCYNLLCAGFIQTNSRIAIGAAISPVSSYANNQYDITILIWKDPKIGNWWMGFGDNTLVGYWPAELFTHLADHATMVEWGGEVVNSRANGEHTSTQMGSGQFAEDGFGKASYFRNLEIVDSDNSLSSALDISILAENTNCYNIKSSYNNEWGTSFYYGGPGRNPQCP, encoded by the exons ATGGGAGCTGCTGttcttccttattttcttcttcttcttctagctCTCATTTCTCTCCAGCGATTTGGGGTTGTTTCTGGTTTAGATTACAGTCAAGTTAGTCCTTTGAGGCTTGAAAGAATTCAGAAGCATTTGAACAAGATTAACAAGTCTCCTGTCGTGACCATTgag AGCCCAGATGGAGATATCATAGATTGTgttcataaaagaaaacaaccaGCTCTCGATCACCCTCTATTAAAAAATCACAAGATCCAG AAAGTGCCCCCAGTAATGCCTACTGGAATGAAAACGatgaagaaacaagaagaagaagagacaacAGCAGCCTCAAAGAGCAATAACCCaagtaataaaaattcagaacTACTGAAAAGTGCATGGCAAATATGGCATAGAAATGGAACAAGGTGTCCAAAGGGAACAGTTCCAATCCGTCGGAGCTCGGTTGACGATGTATTGCGAGCCAAGTCGTTGTTTGATTTCGGAAAGAAACAACGTAAAATCGGCCTTGATCGGAGAGCCGACGCTCCCGACGTCGTCAGCGGCAATGGCCATGAG CATGCAATCGCCTACACTGGAACATCAAAAGAGGTGTATGGGTCCCGAGCTACCATAAACGTGTGGGACCCGTCGATCCAAGTGGTCAACGAGTTCAGTCTATCACAGATTTGGATTCTTTCGGGATCATTCGAGGGCTCAGATCTCAACAGCATAGAAGCTGGATGGCAG GTCAGTCCGGAGCTTTATGGTGACAGCAGGCCAAGGTTGTTCACGTATTGGACG AGCGATTCATATCAAGCCACAGGATGCTACAATCTTCTTTGTGCTGGATTCATACAAACAAATAGTAGAATAGCCATTGGTGCTGCCATTTCTCCTGTTTCTTCCTATGCCAATAATCAATATGACATTACCATCCTCATATGGAAG GATCCGAAGATTGGAAATTGGTGGATGGGATTTGGCGATAACACTCTTGTGGGGTACTGGCCGGCTGAGCTATTTACACACTTGGCAGACCATGCCACCATGGTGGAATGGGGCGGCGAGGTGGTGAACTCAAGGGCCAACGGCGAGCACACGTCCACCCAAATGGGTTCAGGCCAGTTTGCGGAAGATGGGTTCGGAAAAGCAAGCTATTTCAGGAACCTGGAGATTGTAGATTCTGATAACAGCCTGAGCTCGGCACTGGACATCTCAATTCTAGCGGAAAACACAAACTGTTACAACATTAAGAGCTCCTACAACAACGAATGGGGCACAAGTTTTTACTATGGAGGGCCTGGAAGAAATCCGCAATGCCCATAA